Proteins co-encoded in one Muntiacus reevesi chromosome 13, mMunRee1.1, whole genome shotgun sequence genomic window:
- the MAP9 gene encoding microtubule-associated protein 9 isoform X2, which yields MSDEVFSTTLAYTKSPKVTKRTTFQDELIKAITARSARQRSSEYSDDFDSDEIVSLGDFSDTSVDENSIKKKTNNFHISDDEENNSPKLCFLKTKKSSHDVRKHEPVVSIKNDDTALDDGEGVAVNPLSESQNEQQEVEKEKIKMETKPRILPIKSTPSENNSSLEADNHFKPSPRPRSMLKKHSHGERKDSLGDDKETVPHKELEANSTPSLLPRLNGRQPEAEKNAFSENLDPEDPWITSIPSSSDKENLKDSFSLGSEEKASITVYQNEECTESHNSLKSTENEKTSFLIDFVTTALEKPKESQVTVGDVEEEKEKGELIMHDGLTAEEPPLLQLQSILCTESSKKAVQDRTMKNKKSTNDRASSASGRLMTSEFLKKPSSLRRTPSTAPASHYLGTLRVLDQKPSQNQNTEPDRADNLRATVYQEWLEKKNIYLHEMHRIKRIESENLRIQNEQKRAAKREEALASFEAWKAMKEKEAKKIAAKKRLEEKNKKKTEEENAMRKGEALQAFEKWKAKKMEYLKEKNKKEKEYERAKKQKEEETVAEKRKDNLTAVEKWNEKKEVFFKEKEKVKIHEKRKEELKRAEKKEKDKQALEEYEKWLEKKERKERIERKQKKHHPFLENEALPPWNPPSRIVFSKVF from the exons ATGTCTGATGAAGTTTTTAGCACAACTTTGGCATATacaaagagtccaaaagtcaCCAAAAGAACTACTTTCcag GACGAGCTAATAAAAGCAATTACAGCTCGCTCAGCCAGACAAAGAAGTTCTGAATACTCAGATGACTTTGACAGTGATGAGATTG tttccttAGGTGATTTTTCTGACACCTCAGTAGATGAaaattcaattaagaaaaaaacaaataattttcacatatcagatgatgaagaaaataattctCCAAAACTGTGTTTTTTGAAAACCAAGAAATCAAGCCATGATGTGAGGAAACATGAGCCAGTAGTCTCTATCAAAAACGATGACACTGCACTTGATGATGGTGAAGGCGTAGCTGTAAATCCCTTATCTGAATCTCAAAATGAACAACAGGaagttgaaaaagagaaaattaaaatggaaactaAACCTAGAATTCTTCCAATCAAAAGTACACCTTCAG AAAATAATAGCAGCCTTGAAGCAGACAACCATTTTAAGCCTTCACCTCGACCAAGGAGCATGTTGAAAAAGCACAGCCATGGGGAGAGGAAAGATAGCCTAGGAGATGATAAAGAAACTGTCCCACACAAAGAATTAGAGGCAAATTCCACACCTTCGCTCCTCCCGAGGCTGAATGGCAGACAACCAGAAGCTGAGAAGAATGCATTCTCTGAAAACCTTGATCCTGAG GATCCATGGATAACAAGTATACCATCATCATCTgataaagaaaatcttaaagattccTTTTCACTAGGATCTGAGGAAAAAGCCTCCATTACAG TATATCAGAATGAAGAATGCACTGAAAGCCATAATTCCTTGAAATCAACCGAAAATGAAAAGACCTCATTTTTGATAGACTTTGTTACTACTGCACTTGAGAAACCCAAGGAAAGTCAAGTGACTGTTGGTGACgttgaagaagaaaaggagaaaggtgaACTGATTATGCATGATGGCTTAACAGCTGAAGAGCCACCACTACTACAACTTCAGAGTATCTTATGTACTGAGTCTTCAAag AAAGCAGTTCAAGATAGAACTATGAAgaataaaaaatcaacaaatgatAGAGCATCTAGTGCATCTGGCAG ATTAATGACCTCTGAGTTCTTAAAGAAGCCTAGTTCTCTAAGGAGGACTCCTTCGACAGCTCCAGCTTCTCACTATTTAGGGACTTTGAGAGTCTTGGACCAAAAGCCCTCACAGAACCAGAACACAGAGCCTGACAGAGCAGATAACCTAAGGGCAACTGTTTATCag GAGtggttagaaaagaaaaatatttatttacatgaaatgcacagaattaaaagaattgAAAGTGAAAACTTAAGGATTCAAAATGAACAG aaAAGAGCTGCTAAGAGAGAAGAAGCCTTAGCATCATTTGAGGCTTGGAAagccatgaaagaaaaggaagcaaagaagatAGCTGCAAAAAAAAggcttgaggaaaaaaataagaagaaaaccgAAGAAGAAAATGCTATGAGAAAAGGAGAAGCACTGCAA GcttttgaaaaatggaaagcaaaaaaGATGGAATAccttaaggagaaaaataaaaaagagaaagaatatgaaagagcaaagaaacagaaagaggaggaaactgttgctgagaaaagaaaagataacttAACTGCTGTTGAAAAATG gaatgaaaaaaaggaagtttttttcaaggaaaaggaaaaagtaaaaatacatgagaaaagaaaagaagaactgaaaagagctgagaaaaaagaaaaagataaacaagcTCTTGAGGAATATGAAAAATGGCTG
- the MAP9 gene encoding microtubule-associated protein 9 isoform X7, whose protein sequence is MSDEVFSTTLAYTKSPKVTKRTTFQDELIKAITARSARQRSSEYSDDFDSDEIVSLGDFSDTSVDENSIKKKTNNFHISDDEENNSPKLCFLKTKKSSHDVRKHEPVVSIKNDDTALDDGEGVAVNPLSESQNEQQEVEKEKIKMETKPRILPIKSTPSENNSSLEADNHFKPSPRPRSMLKKHSHGERKDSLGDDKETVPHKELEANSTPSLLPRLNGRQPEAEKNAFSENLDPEDPWITSIPSSSDKENLKDSFSLGSEEKASITVYQNEECTESHNSLKSTENEKTSFLIDFVTTALEKPKESQVTVGDVEEEKEKGELIMHDGLTAEEPPLLQLQSILCTESSKKAVQDRTMKNKKSTNDRASSASGRLMTSEFLKKPSSLRRTPSTAPASHYLGTLRVLDQKPSQNQNTEPDRADNLRATVYQEWLEKKNIYLHEMHRIKRIESENLRIQNEQKRAAKREEALASFEAWKAMKEKEAKKIAAKKRLEEKNKKKTEEENAMRKGEALQAFEKWKAKKMEYLKEKNKKEKEYERAKKQKEEETVAEKRKDNLTAVEKWNEKKEVFFKEKEKVKIHEKRKEELKRAEKKEKDKQALEEYEKWLQAVLTEWSNRKE, encoded by the exons ATGTCTGATGAAGTTTTTAGCACAACTTTGGCATATacaaagagtccaaaagtcaCCAAAAGAACTACTTTCcag GACGAGCTAATAAAAGCAATTACAGCTCGCTCAGCCAGACAAAGAAGTTCTGAATACTCAGATGACTTTGACAGTGATGAGATTG tttccttAGGTGATTTTTCTGACACCTCAGTAGATGAaaattcaattaagaaaaaaacaaataattttcacatatcagatgatgaagaaaataattctCCAAAACTGTGTTTTTTGAAAACCAAGAAATCAAGCCATGATGTGAGGAAACATGAGCCAGTAGTCTCTATCAAAAACGATGACACTGCACTTGATGATGGTGAAGGCGTAGCTGTAAATCCCTTATCTGAATCTCAAAATGAACAACAGGaagttgaaaaagagaaaattaaaatggaaactaAACCTAGAATTCTTCCAATCAAAAGTACACCTTCAG AAAATAATAGCAGCCTTGAAGCAGACAACCATTTTAAGCCTTCACCTCGACCAAGGAGCATGTTGAAAAAGCACAGCCATGGGGAGAGGAAAGATAGCCTAGGAGATGATAAAGAAACTGTCCCACACAAAGAATTAGAGGCAAATTCCACACCTTCGCTCCTCCCGAGGCTGAATGGCAGACAACCAGAAGCTGAGAAGAATGCATTCTCTGAAAACCTTGATCCTGAG GATCCATGGATAACAAGTATACCATCATCATCTgataaagaaaatcttaaagattccTTTTCACTAGGATCTGAGGAAAAAGCCTCCATTACAG TATATCAGAATGAAGAATGCACTGAAAGCCATAATTCCTTGAAATCAACCGAAAATGAAAAGACCTCATTTTTGATAGACTTTGTTACTACTGCACTTGAGAAACCCAAGGAAAGTCAAGTGACTGTTGGTGACgttgaagaagaaaaggagaaaggtgaACTGATTATGCATGATGGCTTAACAGCTGAAGAGCCACCACTACTACAACTTCAGAGTATCTTATGTACTGAGTCTTCAAag AAAGCAGTTCAAGATAGAACTATGAAgaataaaaaatcaacaaatgatAGAGCATCTAGTGCATCTGGCAG ATTAATGACCTCTGAGTTCTTAAAGAAGCCTAGTTCTCTAAGGAGGACTCCTTCGACAGCTCCAGCTTCTCACTATTTAGGGACTTTGAGAGTCTTGGACCAAAAGCCCTCACAGAACCAGAACACAGAGCCTGACAGAGCAGATAACCTAAGGGCAACTGTTTATCag GAGtggttagaaaagaaaaatatttatttacatgaaatgcacagaattaaaagaattgAAAGTGAAAACTTAAGGATTCAAAATGAACAG aaAAGAGCTGCTAAGAGAGAAGAAGCCTTAGCATCATTTGAGGCTTGGAAagccatgaaagaaaaggaagcaaagaagatAGCTGCAAAAAAAAggcttgaggaaaaaaataagaagaaaaccgAAGAAGAAAATGCTATGAGAAAAGGAGAAGCACTGCAA GcttttgaaaaatggaaagcaaaaaaGATGGAATAccttaaggagaaaaataaaaaagagaaagaatatgaaagagcaaagaaacagaaagaggaggaaactgttgctgagaaaagaaaagataacttAACTGCTGTTGAAAAATG gaatgaaaaaaaggaagtttttttcaaggaaaaggaaaaagtaaaaatacatgagaaaagaaaagaagaactgaaaagagctgagaaaaaagaaaaagataaacaagcTCTTGAGGAATATGAAAAATGGCTG